A single region of the Cucumis melo cultivar AY chromosome 3, USDA_Cmelo_AY_1.0, whole genome shotgun sequence genome encodes:
- the LOC127148566 gene encoding uncharacterized protein LOC127148566 yields the protein MPPRRGARRGGGRGGRGAGRGQPAEQPAAPPVNPDVPVNPNAPVTQADLAAMEQCYQAMLQAALAPFLAAQQNQAAPVQDQPVVPPAPVQDQPVIPPAPVEAQPVPVQLSAEAKHLRDFRKYNPKTFDGSLDNPFRAQLWLTSIETIFRYMKCPEDQKVQCAAFCLEDRGTAWWETAERALGGDASKITWEQFRESFYAKFFSANVKHAKLQEFLNLEQGKLSVEQYDAEFDLLSRFAPDAVRDEAARTERFVNGLRLDLQGFCTSSSTNHSCGCSTHSTGSEPA from the coding sequence atgccgccacgtagaggtgcacgtcgaggaggtggcaggggaggcagaggagccggtcgtggccaaccggcggagcaacctgccgcgccgccagtcaaccccgacgtaccagtcaaccctaatgcaccggtcactcaggcggatctcgccgcaatggagcagtgttaccaggccatgctgcaagctgctctagcgccgttcctcgctgctcagcagaaccaggccgcccctgttcaggaccagcctgtagtccctccagcccctgttcaggaccagcccgtcatccctccagccccggtggaagctcagccggtgccagtacaactgtcagctgaggccaagcacttgagggattttaggaagtacaacccgaagactttcgacggatccttggacaacccctttagagcccagctgtggttgacatccatagagacgatcttcaggtacatgaagtgcccagaagaccagaaggtgcagtgtgcagctttctgtttggaggatagggggactgcctggtgggagactgctgagagggcgctgggaggagatgccagcaagatcacatgggagcaattcagggagagcttttatgctaagttcttctctgccaacgtgaagcacgccaagctccaagagttcctaaacttggagcaaggcaaactgagcgtggaacagtatgatgccgagttcgacctgttgtcccgttttgcccctgatgcggtaagggatgaggccgccaggactgagagatttgttaatggcctcaggttagacctccagggtttttgtacgagctcttcgaccaaccactcatgcggatgctctacgcatagcactggatctgagcctgcatga
- the LOC103485672 gene encoding putative wall-associated receptor kinase-like 16: MVYIWDHFQQISFVLLMMLLFVAASPDCDQPQYCGNLEIPYPFSTKEECYLNDIFLITCNRTHYNPPKAFIGNGNVDVTNISINNGELHISLFVAKDCYSGNGSQSGSHNVVTLDTPLFTISNTKNKFIAIGCDTKALISGKIEDELYEGGCMALCGNSNKTIRDGHCAGNGCCELEIPEGLKYLKLEVNSFKNHTEVFEFNPCGYGFVIKQDQFHFSSKYISNYARREVPLVLDWAIPNGTCSKSNNKTDCNNICGQNTQKISFVNDYRCQCLHGFTGNPYLPQGCQDVNECDDKMLNECEYKHLCINTPGRYTCRCPKNYKVDGRSNGKGCIPTYKAFVKYIVGCTVGLTVLVIGCTLLCLSYAKWKANHEKNKFFKRNGGLVLEEHLSKWESPVEMFKIFTHEELKKGTNKFHESAVVGKGGFGTVYKGVLEDGLIVAIKKSKLVDQSQTDQFINEVIVLSQINHRNVVKLLGCCLETKVPLLVYEFVTNGTLFEHIHNKTKHAPLSWEIRLKIASEIASVLAYLHSSTSTPIIHRDIKSSNVLLDHDYTAKLSDFGASKLVPLDHTRLSTMVQGTLGYLDPEYLLTSELTEKSDVYSFGILLFELITGKKAVRFDVPEEERILAKIVLCAMNEDHFEEIVEEGLATEATIEEIKKVAKLAKECVKVKGEERPTMKEVAMELEGLQMLHD; the protein is encoded by the exons ATGGTTTACATATGGGATCACTTCCAACAAATAAGCTTTGTTCTACTCATGATGTTGTTGTTCGTGGCGGCATCACCGGACTGCGACCAACCACAGTACTGTGGCAACTTGGAAATTCCATATCCATTTAGTACGAAGGAAGAGTGTTATCTGAACGACATTTTCTTAATCACCTGCAATAGAACTCACTATAATCCTCCAAAGGCATTTATCGGGAATGGCAACGTTGATGTAACCAATATATCAATCAACAACGGCGAGCTCCACATCTCGCTTTTTGTAGCAAAAGATTGCTACTCAGGAAATGGTTCCCAGAGTGGCAGTCACAACGTGGTCACACTAGACACGCCTTTATTCACCATTTCCAACACCAAGAACAAGTTCATCGCGATTGGCTGCGATACTAAAGCTCTTATTTCTGGCAAAATCGAGGATGAATTGTATGAAGGTGGGTGCATGGCGTTGTGTGGAAACAGTAATAAAACTATAAGAGACGGACACTGCGCCGGGAATGGATGCTGTGAGTTGGAGATTCCAGAAGGCCTCAAATATTTGAAGTTGGAGGTTAATAGCTTCAAGAACCACACAGAGGTATTTGAATTCAATCCATGTGGGTATGGTTTTGTAATCAAACAAGACCAATTCCATTTCTCCTCCAAATACATTTCTAACTATGCACGACGTGAAGTTCCTTTGGTGCTTGATTGGGCCATCCCAAATGGTACTTGTtctaaatcaaataacaaaaccGATTGCAATAATATATGTGGACAAAATACCCAAAAGATTAGCTTTGTCAATGATTATCGTTGCCAATGTCTGCATGGTTTCACTGGAAATCCATATCTCCCTCAAGGTTGTCAAG ATGTAAACGAATGCGATGATAAAATGTTGAATGAATGTGAATATAAGCACTTGTGTATCAACACACCTGGAAGATATACATGCCGTTGTCCTAAAAATTATAAAGTAGATGGAAGAAGCAATGGTAAAGGATGCATCCCAACCTATAAGGCCTTCGTTAAATACATCGTCG GATGTACGGTAGGGTTAAcagttttagttattgggtGCACATTGTTATGTTTGAGTTATGCAAAGTGGAAGGCCAACCACGAAAAGAACAAATTTTTCAAGAGAAATGGAGGCTTAGTTCTTGAAGAACATCTTTCTAAGTGGGAATCACCAGTGGAGATGTTCAAAATCTTCACCCATGAAGAATTGAAGAAGGGTACAAACAAGTTCCATGAAAGCGCAGTGGTGGGAAAAGGTGGTTTTGGCACTGTTTACAAGGGTGTCTTAGAGGATGGTTTGATAGTCGCaatcaaaaaatcaaaattagtGGATCAATCACAAACTGATCAATTTATTAACGAAGTCATTGTTTTGTCCCAAATTAACCATCGCAACGTCGTCAAGCTACTGGGGTGTTGTTTGGAGACAAAAGTTCCGTTGTTAGTCTACGAGTTTGTAACCAATGGGACTCTCTTTGAGCACATCCACAACAAAACTAAGCATGCCCCTCTTTCTTGGGAAATTCGATTGAAGATAGCTTCAGAAATTGCGAGCGTCCTTGCGTATCTACATTCTTCGACTTCTACTCCCATCATCCATAGAGATATAAAATCTTCTAATGTGCTTTTAGACCATGATTATACTGCAAAGCTATCTGATTTTGGAGCTTCAAAGCTAGTTCCGTTGGATCATACTCGGCTATCTACAATGGTGCAAGGCACTCTGGGATATTTGGACCCTGAATACTTGTTGACAAGTGAGTTGACTGAGAAAAGTGACGTGTACAGCTTTGGAATTTTGCTTTTTGAGCTTATAACGGGAAAGAAGGCGGTGCGTTTTGATGTGCCTGAAGAAGAAAGAATTCTAGCCAAAATAGTCCTGTGTGCGATGAATGAAGATCATTTTGAAGAAATTGTTGAGGAGGGATTAGCAACAGAAGCGACTATCGAGGAGATAAAAAAGGTGGCAAAGCTTGCAAAAGAGTGTGTTAAAGTAAAAGGGGAGGAGCGCCCCACTATGAAGGAGGTGGCCATGGAGTTGGAGGGGTTGCAAATGTTGCATgattga